One part of the Sulfolobus tengchongensis genome encodes these proteins:
- a CDS encoding UDP-N-acetylglucosamine--N-acetylmuramyl-(pentapeptide) pyrophosphoryl-undecaprenol N-acetylglucosamine transferase, translated as MARILIIASGGGHTGFARAIAQYMPEKVDFVIPRSDLYSKQMISQYANKIYEVPKGREPNESNLVLIKRLFSIIWESIKINKYDIIVATGSNHSIFPSFFQFLKGGKVYGIESQDRLVTRGKAISIISNYAKGIFLHWKEQKRLYENKGIVVGPIVEKPKYEAKDEGYILVTTGSMGFKRLFDRIVKYRNKTKIVLQTGKVNHRVYQNNDNIIAFDFDPNLEKWIANASLVITHQGKTAMESVVMYKKPTIIVYNRDWISATSLEDAKEYARILGATFLDDPITWKDDNTLWDAIENIKEPNSFNIGTPNLVKYLLSES; from the coding sequence GTGGCAAGGATTCTAATAATAGCTAGCGGAGGAGGGCATACAGGGTTTGCTAGGGCCATAGCCCAGTATATGCCAGAGAAGGTAGACTTCGTAATACCAAGAAGCGACCTCTATAGTAAGCAAATGATTTCTCAGTACGCGAATAAGATTTACGAAGTACCTAAAGGTAGGGAACCAAATGAGAGTAATCTCGTGTTAATCAAAAGGCTTTTCTCCATAATTTGGGAGAGTATAAAAATAAATAAATATGATATAATAGTAGCAACTGGTAGCAATCACTCAATCTTTCCCTCTTTTTTTCAATTTTTAAAAGGTGGGAAAGTTTATGGAATTGAAAGTCAGGATAGGTTAGTTACCAGAGGAAAAGCAATAAGTATAATATCTAATTACGCTAAAGGGATTTTCCTTCATTGGAAGGAACAAAAGAGGTTGTATGAAAATAAAGGAATTGTAGTTGGTCCCATAGTTGAAAAACCAAAGTACGAAGCTAAGGACGAAGGGTACATATTAGTTACAACCGGAAGTATGGGCTTTAAAAGGCTATTTGATAGAATTGTGAAATATAGAAATAAGACAAAGATAGTTTTACAAACTGGCAAAGTGAATCATAGAGTTTATCAAAATAACGATAACATTATTGCGTTCGACTTCGATCCAAATTTGGAAAAATGGATAGCAAACGCGTCATTGGTGATAACTCATCAAGGCAAAACAGCAATGGAGTCTGTAGTTATGTATAAGAAACCAACAATAATTGTTTATAACAGAGATTGGATTAGCGCTACCTCTTTGGAGGATGCCAAGGAATACGCAAGAATTTTAGGCGCTACCTTTTTAGATGATCCAATTACGTGGAAAGACGATAATACTCTGTGGGATGCAATAGAGAACATTAAGGAACCTAACTCCTTTAATATAGGCACTCCAAACTTAGTTAAATACTTGCTAAGTGAGTCGTGA
- the thrS gene encoding threonine--tRNA ligase, protein MENYKPVWLKGAIILAVNLIDSGYTPVAVGLGERDFYVDVKSDTSITLDEVKKAIKDNAINVSIENGQIIYKGNKIAIAENQISIPLNANPKYFEILNISTHHPNPNEQYVRIRGVAFETEEQLKDYLNWLEKAEETDHRLIGERLDLFSFHEEAGSGLVLFHPKGQIIRNELINFMREINDSMGYQEVYTSHVYKTDLWKISGHYTLYRDKLIVFNMEGDEYGVKPMNCPAHILIYKSKPRTYRDLPIRFSEFGHVYRWEKKGELYGLLRVRGFVQDDGHIFLREDQIKDEVKMLIRKTLEVWEKFGFKGEDIKAYLSTRPDESIGSDELWEKATNALMSAMQELGMKFDVKEKEGAFYGPKIDFEIRDSLGRWWQLSTIQVDFNLPERFKLEYIDKDGSKKRPVMVHRAIYGSIDRFVAILLEHFKGKLPTWLSPIQVKVLPITDEVNEYAERVLGELRKNRIRCEIDYAGETLSKRIKSAYDQGVPYILIVGKKEANEGTVTIRARGNVEVRNIKFEKFLEVLKVEIAQRNVEQSTIKVLKS, encoded by the coding sequence ATGGAAAATTATAAGCCAGTGTGGCTGAAAGGTGCAATAATCTTAGCCGTAAATCTAATAGATAGCGGATACACTCCAGTGGCAGTTGGATTGGGAGAAAGGGATTTCTACGTAGACGTAAAGTCAGATACTAGTATTACCCTAGATGAGGTAAAGAAGGCTATTAAAGATAATGCGATAAATGTGAGCATCGAGAATGGTCAAATTATATATAAGGGTAATAAGATTGCAATAGCTGAAAATCAAATTTCTATTCCATTGAACGCAAATCCCAAATATTTCGAAATATTGAACATATCAACTCATCATCCTAATCCAAACGAGCAATACGTTAGGATCAGAGGAGTAGCATTTGAGACTGAGGAGCAACTAAAGGATTATTTAAACTGGTTAGAGAAAGCAGAGGAAACTGATCATAGGCTAATTGGTGAAAGACTAGATCTCTTCAGCTTTCATGAAGAAGCTGGATCAGGATTAGTATTATTTCATCCTAAGGGCCAGATAATTAGGAACGAGCTGATCAATTTCATGAGAGAGATAAATGATAGCATGGGGTATCAAGAAGTTTACACTAGCCATGTATATAAGACCGATTTATGGAAAATATCTGGTCATTATACCCTTTATAGAGACAAACTCATAGTCTTCAATATGGAAGGAGACGAATACGGAGTTAAGCCAATGAACTGTCCTGCACATATACTAATCTATAAATCTAAACCTAGGACATACCGTGACTTGCCAATAAGGTTTTCAGAATTTGGACACGTATATAGATGGGAAAAGAAGGGAGAATTGTATGGACTATTAAGAGTTAGGGGTTTTGTACAAGATGATGGGCACATATTCCTTAGAGAAGATCAAATAAAAGACGAGGTAAAAATGCTTATTAGAAAAACATTGGAAGTATGGGAAAAATTCGGTTTTAAGGGAGAAGATATTAAGGCTTATCTAAGTACAAGGCCAGATGAAAGTATAGGTTCTGACGAATTATGGGAAAAAGCAACTAACGCATTAATGAGCGCAATGCAAGAACTAGGGATGAAGTTTGACGTTAAGGAAAAAGAGGGTGCGTTCTATGGACCAAAGATCGATTTTGAGATAAGGGATAGCTTAGGCAGATGGTGGCAGTTATCTACGATACAAGTTGACTTCAATTTACCCGAGAGGTTTAAGTTAGAGTATATAGATAAGGACGGAAGCAAGAAGAGACCAGTAATGGTTCATAGAGCCATATATGGTTCCATAGATAGGTTTGTTGCAATACTTCTTGAACACTTCAAAGGTAAATTGCCAACTTGGTTGAGCCCAATACAGGTAAAGGTCCTTCCAATAACTGATGAAGTGAACGAATATGCTGAAAGAGTTCTAGGAGAATTAAGGAAAAATAGAATAAGATGTGAGATAGATTACGCAGGAGAAACATTAAGTAAGAGAATAAAGAGTGCATACGATCAAGGTGTACCTTATATATTAATAGTCGGTAAAAAAGAAGCTAATGAAGGAACTGTAACTATTAGAGCTAGGGGAAATGTAGAGGTTCGGAATATCAAATTTGAGAAGTTCCTAGAGGTGTTAAAAGTTGAGATCGCGCAGAGAAACGTCGAACAAAGTACAATAAAAGTTTTAAAGTCGTGA
- a CDS encoding methylated-DNA--[protein]-cysteine S-methyltransferase — MIVYGLYKSPLGYITVAKDDKGFIMLDFCNCVEEESRDDNSFTDFFHKLDLYFEGKPVDLREPISIKTYPFRLATFKEVMKIPWGKVKTYKQIADALGTSPRAVGMALSKNPVLLIIPCHRVIAEKGLGGYSRGVNLKKALLELEGVNIIDNSS, encoded by the coding sequence GTGATAGTTTACGGTCTATATAAGAGCCCTTTAGGATATATCACAGTTGCCAAAGACGATAAGGGATTTATAATGTTAGATTTTTGTAATTGTGTAGAAGAGGAATCTAGAGATGATAACAGTTTTACTGATTTCTTTCATAAGTTAGATCTTTATTTTGAAGGAAAGCCCGTTGATCTAAGAGAGCCAATTAGCATAAAGACTTATCCGTTTAGGTTAGCCACGTTTAAGGAGGTTATGAAGATACCGTGGGGTAAAGTTAAGACTTATAAACAAATTGCCGATGCTCTAGGGACTTCCCCTAGGGCAGTAGGAATGGCTTTATCCAAAAATCCAGTACTTTTAATAATACCGTGTCATAGAGTAATTGCTGAAAAGGGACTTGGTGGATATTCTAGAGGAGTTAACTTAAAGAAGGCGTTATTAGAACTAGAAGGTGTTAATATTATCGATAATTCCAGCTAA
- a CDS encoding NDP-sugar synthase, giving the protein MLFMHAVILAGGYGKRLRPLTDDKPKPLIEIAGRPIIEWQISWLKQFGITSFVILTGYKWEVLVKWLSENERRLGISTYFSIEEEPLGTGGALKKVEKLLSDEEAFIVANGDILTNLDISKMRLTSESVMAMSLVPLKSPYGIVETRDDKIVEFKEKPILENYWINAGIYMMSNKIFKYLPEKGDMEKTTFPKLARESLLLGVKYNNVYWRSIDSIKDIEEASEDLLKMRSGLSTEK; this is encoded by the coding sequence ATATTATTTATGCATGCGGTAATTTTGGCTGGAGGTTATGGTAAAAGATTAAGACCTTTAACTGATGATAAACCTAAACCTTTAATTGAAATAGCTGGAAGACCGATTATTGAGTGGCAAATCTCGTGGCTTAAACAATTCGGAATAACATCTTTTGTAATACTAACCGGATATAAATGGGAGGTTCTTGTAAAGTGGTTAAGTGAGAATGAAAGGAGATTAGGGATCTCGACTTACTTTTCAATAGAGGAGGAACCTTTAGGTACTGGAGGAGCATTAAAGAAAGTAGAAAAGCTACTTAGTGATGAGGAAGCATTCATAGTTGCTAATGGAGACATACTTACTAACTTAGATATAAGTAAGATGAGATTAACAAGCGAAAGCGTTATGGCCATGTCTTTAGTCCCTCTTAAAAGTCCATATGGAATAGTTGAGACTCGTGATGATAAAATAGTAGAATTTAAGGAGAAGCCCATTCTAGAGAATTATTGGATAAATGCGGGAATTTACATGATGAGCAACAAAATCTTTAAGTATTTACCAGAGAAAGGCGACATGGAGAAGACCACATTTCCCAAACTGGCTCGAGAGTCCTTACTATTAGGAGTCAAGTATAATAATGTCTATTGGAGATCAATAGATTCCATAAAAGATATAGAGGAGGCTTCAGAGGATTTATTAAAAATGAGGAGTGGGCTGAGCACTGAGAAGTGA
- the cobB gene encoding NAD-dependent protein deacetylase translates to MEYEKIAEEIFSSTYGIAFTGAGISTASGIPDFRGPQGLWKKYSPELATIEYFEKDPKGFWEFYSLRMRGLFDAQPNKAHYALAELEKMGLIKAIITQNIDGLHQKAGSRNVIELHGTMRRSYCASCLKVYDSSLVLKMVESGNIPPKCECGGIIRPDVVLFGEPVKNIYEALSIAYDSDLVLSIGSSLTVYPANLIPQVVKERGGKLIILNMEETPLDNVADYVIREPVEVSLPKIVDIVKSKLVS, encoded by the coding sequence ATGGAGTATGAGAAGATAGCTGAGGAAATATTTTCATCAACTTATGGTATAGCCTTTACTGGGGCAGGAATTAGTACCGCCTCTGGAATACCCGATTTTAGAGGCCCCCAAGGATTGTGGAAGAAGTATTCCCCGGAACTCGCTACCATAGAGTACTTCGAAAAAGATCCTAAAGGTTTTTGGGAGTTTTACTCTCTAAGAATGAGGGGATTGTTTGATGCTCAACCAAATAAAGCTCATTATGCCTTGGCTGAATTAGAAAAAATGGGTCTAATAAAGGCTATAATAACTCAAAATATAGATGGTTTACATCAGAAAGCTGGATCTAGAAATGTTATAGAACTCCATGGGACTATGAGGAGATCATATTGTGCGTCTTGTTTAAAAGTTTATGATTCCTCACTAGTCTTGAAAATGGTAGAAAGTGGTAATATTCCACCTAAGTGTGAATGTGGGGGCATAATAAGACCAGACGTAGTTCTCTTTGGGGAACCCGTTAAGAACATATACGAAGCACTGAGCATAGCTTATGACTCTGATTTAGTTTTGTCTATTGGGTCATCATTAACAGTTTATCCAGCCAATTTAATTCCTCAAGTCGTGAAAGAGAGAGGAGGGAAATTGATAATTTTAAATATGGAAGAGACTCCCCTAGACAATGTAGCTGACTATGTAATAAGGGAACCTGTTGAAGTTTCTCTGCCTAAAATTGTTGATATTGTTAAGAGTAAATTAGTTTCATAG
- a CDS encoding sodium:solute symporter, which yields MLGLAGIISFIVLFVIFIFLGFYGAYWRKGNLDLLHEWGLAGRRLGTILIWFLMGADLYTAYTFIAVPSSLYAKGAIYFFAVPYVSLTFAIAMLTMPRLWAVSRNRGYVTAADFVKDRFNSRILAVLVALTGVVAELPYIALQIVGMKSVLQMMLLGMGNEALVSEISLIIAFIILAAFTYTSGLRGAALTGVFKDILIWITVISIIVIVPLQYGGFTHAFSVMNSAQLAKYSVLPSNLQLAYWSLFFGSALALYLYPHAINGSLSADDKNKLMYSTALLPIYGIGLAIIALFGILVFAVPSALNVVTKYGGALAVPALVVSTMPDWAAGIMLLGIFVGGLVPAAIMAIASANLLVRNVIKEVKPSITPKGETSLAKWISAVIKFIALAFVFLVPSTYAINLQLLGGIIITQTLPAVFLGLYTDWFNPWALTAGWATGMISGTYMFATFGLPRATALYPSPFGLLYAAITALALNLVVSVVGTLIARAAGYKTKSNISAEELKG from the coding sequence ATGTTAGGGCTAGCTGGTATAATATCTTTCATAGTACTATTCGTAATATTCATTTTTCTTGGCTTTTACGGAGCTTATTGGAGAAAGGGAAATCTAGATTTACTTCATGAATGGGGATTAGCAGGAAGAAGATTAGGTACTATTCTGATTTGGTTCTTAATGGGTGCAGATCTATACACGGCTTATACTTTCATCGCAGTACCTTCTAGTCTTTACGCTAAAGGTGCTATATACTTTTTCGCAGTACCATATGTTTCCCTAACGTTCGCAATAGCTATGTTAACTATGCCAAGATTATGGGCAGTATCTAGAAATAGAGGCTATGTTACAGCCGCTGACTTCGTAAAAGATAGGTTTAACAGTAGAATCCTGGCTGTTCTAGTAGCCTTAACCGGAGTAGTTGCCGAGTTACCATATATAGCGTTGCAGATAGTAGGTATGAAGTCAGTTTTACAAATGATGCTTTTAGGTATGGGTAATGAAGCTCTAGTATCTGAAATTTCATTAATAATTGCCTTTATAATACTCGCAGCATTTACATATACTAGCGGACTTAGGGGTGCAGCGTTAACTGGGGTATTTAAAGATATACTAATTTGGATAACCGTTATATCTATAATTGTAATCGTACCACTACAGTATGGTGGATTTACACACGCCTTTAGTGTAATGAACTCAGCTCAATTAGCAAAATATAGCGTACTCCCAAGTAATTTACAACTAGCCTATTGGAGTCTATTTTTTGGCAGTGCGTTAGCGCTATATCTTTATCCACATGCCATAAATGGGTCATTAAGTGCAGACGACAAGAACAAGTTAATGTACAGTACAGCGTTATTACCGATTTACGGTATCGGCTTGGCCATAATAGCACTATTTGGCATTTTAGTTTTTGCAGTCCCCAGTGCGCTAAATGTAGTAACTAAATACGGTGGAGCTCTGGCTGTTCCCGCACTTGTAGTGTCAACCATGCCAGATTGGGCAGCTGGTATAATGCTGCTAGGTATATTTGTTGGCGGTTTAGTCCCAGCTGCCATAATGGCAATAGCATCTGCTAATCTACTAGTAAGGAATGTGATAAAGGAAGTTAAACCCAGTATTACTCCTAAAGGCGAGACTAGCCTAGCTAAATGGATATCTGCCGTTATAAAGTTTATAGCCCTAGCGTTCGTATTCTTAGTGCCTTCAACATATGCTATTAATCTACAATTATTAGGAGGAATAATTATAACACAGACTCTTCCGGCAGTATTTCTTGGACTGTATACTGACTGGTTTAATCCATGGGCGCTTACTGCCGGCTGGGCAACTGGTATGATAAGCGGAACATATATGTTTGCAACTTTTGGGCTACCTCGTGCTACAGCATTATATCCATCACCATTTGGGTTGTTATACGCTGCAATTACTGCATTAGCATTAAATCTAGTAGTTTCAGTGGTTGGTACGTTAATAGCTAGAGCTGCGGGATATAAGACTAAAAGTAACATATCAGCAGAAGAACTAAAGGGATGA
- a CDS encoding DUF3311 domain-containing protein, whose product MVNGRTILAGILIVIPFIAYFAIPTYNKVEPDLGGLPYFYWYQTLWLAISTILFSIAALLLARR is encoded by the coding sequence GTGGTAAACGGTAGAACTATTTTAGCTGGAATATTAATTGTAATACCATTTATAGCATATTTTGCAATACCAACCTATAATAAAGTGGAACCGGACCTAGGAGGCCTACCGTACTTTTACTGGTATCAAACACTATGGCTTGCCATATCAACAATACTCTTTTCAATAGCTGCACTTCTTCTCGCTAGAAGGTGA
- a CDS encoding ParA family protein, translated as MERLDIVSVKGGVGKSFIAYFLSKALSTNHKILLVDKDLTSTLSKIYNIKGNLLSFLLGNSFSSNYFKYVDNLTVINLGCSRKIRIVEPEKLAEAYSNFTDYDLMIVDNPPIPSDVCLDNELEAYYIYLNEKKIDYNAILVLPPNQILLEESIAFMRIFEEYMKNELTATLGCDLIRFNILSSVINMYNPRQEIDISKIVDLTDKIIKIPFKKEAIYTSLNELPMPKEINQLAEYVLSQLYRR; from the coding sequence ATGGAAAGACTAGATATAGTGAGCGTTAAAGGAGGTGTAGGGAAATCATTTATAGCTTATTTTTTGTCAAAAGCACTTAGCACTAATCATAAGATATTATTGGTTGATAAAGATTTAACATCTACACTAAGCAAGATATATAATATAAAAGGTAATTTGTTATCTTTTCTACTAGGAAATTCATTTTCATCAAACTATTTTAAATATGTAGACAATTTAACGGTAATTAATTTGGGCTGTAGTAGAAAAATAAGAATCGTAGAACCAGAGAAACTAGCTGAAGCGTACAGTAATTTCACGGATTACGATCTTATGATCGTCGACAATCCTCCAATACCATCAGATGTCTGTTTAGATAATGAGCTCGAAGCTTACTATATTTATCTTAACGAGAAGAAAATAGATTACAACGCAATTCTGGTTTTACCTCCTAATCAGATACTATTAGAAGAAAGCATAGCATTCATGAGGATATTTGAAGAATATATGAAAAATGAATTGACCGCCACCTTAGGGTGCGATTTAATCAGATTCAACATCTTGTCATCAGTGATAAATATGTATAATCCTAGACAAGAAATAGATATTAGTAAAATTGTTGATTTAACTGATAAAATAATTAAAATTCCATTTAAAAAAGAAGCAATTTATACTTCACTTAATGAACTACCTATGCCAAAAGAAATTAACCAACTAGCCGAGTACGTTCTATCTCAATTGTATAGAAGATAA
- a CDS encoding winged helix-turn-helix domain-containing protein — protein sequence MAKKRSKLEIIQAILEACKVGSPKTRIMYGANLSYALTGRYIKMLMDLDIIKQEGKQYMLTKKGEELLEDIRKFNDMRKQMDQLREKINGVLSIKQQQ from the coding sequence ATGGCCAAGAAAAGAAGCAAATTAGAAATCATACAAGCCATACTAGAAGCTTGTAAGGTTGGTTCTCCAAAGACAAGAATAATGTATGGTGCAAATCTAAGCTATGCTCTAACCGGAAGATACATAAAGATGTTAATGGATCTAGACATTATAAAACAAGAAGGCAAACAATACATGTTAACTAAAAAAGGCGAGGAACTATTAGAGGATATACGAAAATTCAACGATATGAGAAAGCAAATGGATCAATTAAGAGAGAAAATAAATGGAGTACTATCCATAAAGCAACAACAATAA
- a CDS encoding helix-turn-helix domain-containing protein produces the protein MQGKTEISMPDGRTANVFSVIEFLYGLTDRDIEILKLLIKSQTPLTMEDISKELNITKSVVNKSILNLEKKGIIIKEKMDVSKKGRRAYTYRTDFESLSKKVINDLDQLVKGLKSKIAELMGVQIEKSAIK, from the coding sequence ATGCAAGGTAAAACTGAAATAAGCATGCCCGATGGTAGGACAGCTAATGTATTTAGCGTAATAGAATTTCTTTACGGTCTTACCGATAGAGACATAGAAATTTTAAAACTACTAATTAAATCTCAAACTCCATTAACAATGGAAGATATTTCTAAGGAGTTAAATATAACTAAATCTGTAGTGAATAAATCAATCCTAAATCTTGAGAAAAAAGGTATAATAATTAAGGAAAAAATGGATGTCTCTAAAAAAGGGAGGAGGGCGTATACTTATAGGACTGATTTCGAAAGTTTAAGTAAAAAAGTGATAAATGATTTAGATCAGTTAGTAAAAGGCTTAAAATCAAAAATAGCTGAACTAATGGGAGTTCAAATAGAAAAATCTGCTATTAAGTAA
- a CDS encoding glycoside hydrolase family 15 protein gives MTRHLIIGNGTLTMLYDSSFAIRELYWPLSTSNNLHRSRFGVWVNGKFSWLQDLNPKINYVDDTFAVSSTFSFMDINFYLEDAIDMAYDIWIRKVSLKGGDDKDVRIFISFDFHVGGNPDGDTALFDPYSEAMIQYKGSRWFLVSSSIPFYQYATGTKEYKGLLGTWKDCEDGELSGNPISQGSVDFAVSFKAYNDFYIWLVAGKNYDEIRRLNDYVKKRTPQLLLKRIKDYWKAWLSKVEDYGEYSSTLKKSLLVLQAHAQNNGAIIASLDTDILRFNRDTYNYVWHRDAAFCITALELMGYFDKSRQFFEFTKKLVTINNALFHKYTVDGHFGSTWHPWTLDYLPIQEDESALFLYALWFHFSKWKDVDFIKTYYRPMVKGIADFLVNYRDKETGLPLPSFDLWEERSGVHFYTTITVIAGLKAAANFAKFFGEDDIASKYERVARQMYQSLDFFWVGDHYARTLQIKDGNIYNVDKTIDSSTLLAPIFGVIPINDPRFIKNLNTVVEKLNVKGGLARYENDLYLKEGSNPNVWFISTLWLSEVYSLMGEKEKAKEKIDWVISNSLPTGIIPEQISESGTYPSVSPLAWSHAELIRALYALRNGTLNPL, from the coding sequence ATGACTAGGCACTTAATTATCGGTAATGGCACGTTAACCATGTTGTATGATAGTAGTTTTGCAATTAGAGAATTGTATTGGCCATTATCTACTTCTAATAATCTGCATAGATCAAGATTTGGAGTTTGGGTAAATGGTAAGTTCAGTTGGTTGCAAGATTTAAATCCTAAAATTAATTACGTTGATGATACTTTTGCAGTCTCCTCTACGTTCTCTTTCATGGATATCAATTTCTATCTAGAAGACGCAATCGACATGGCATATGATATTTGGATTAGAAAGGTTTCATTAAAAGGTGGCGATGATAAAGATGTCAGAATATTTATTTCATTTGATTTTCACGTTGGAGGTAATCCAGATGGTGATACAGCGCTTTTTGACCCATATTCTGAGGCTATGATACAATATAAGGGATCTAGATGGTTTTTAGTATCTTCCTCTATTCCATTTTATCAATATGCTACGGGGACTAAGGAGTATAAGGGACTCTTAGGTACGTGGAAGGATTGTGAGGATGGGGAACTTTCAGGTAATCCGATTTCTCAAGGCTCTGTGGATTTTGCCGTAAGTTTCAAAGCGTATAATGATTTCTACATTTGGTTAGTGGCTGGTAAAAACTACGATGAAATAAGGCGTTTAAACGATTATGTGAAAAAGAGAACCCCTCAATTATTACTGAAGAGGATTAAGGATTATTGGAAGGCGTGGTTAAGCAAGGTGGAGGATTATGGCGAGTATAGCTCAACCTTAAAGAAAAGTCTGCTAGTTCTCCAAGCGCATGCTCAAAATAACGGTGCAATAATAGCATCATTGGATACTGATATCCTGAGATTTAATAGGGACACTTATAATTATGTATGGCATAGAGATGCAGCATTCTGCATCACCGCTTTGGAATTGATGGGCTATTTTGATAAATCAAGACAATTTTTTGAATTTACTAAAAAACTTGTAACAATAAATAACGCTCTGTTCCATAAGTACACCGTGGATGGTCACTTTGGCTCCACATGGCATCCTTGGACTTTAGATTATTTGCCTATACAGGAAGATGAGAGCGCTTTATTCCTCTACGCACTTTGGTTCCACTTTTCTAAATGGAAAGATGTGGATTTTATAAAAACTTACTATAGACCCATGGTGAAAGGTATAGCCGACTTCCTAGTTAATTATAGGGATAAAGAAACTGGTTTACCACTTCCGTCCTTTGATTTGTGGGAGGAGAGGAGTGGAGTTCATTTTTACACCACTATAACCGTTATAGCAGGTCTAAAAGCTGCAGCTAATTTCGCAAAGTTTTTCGGAGAAGATGATATAGCATCTAAGTATGAGAGGGTCGCAAGGCAGATGTATCAATCGTTAGATTTCTTTTGGGTTGGCGACCATTACGCTAGAACATTGCAAATTAAAGATGGTAACATTTACAATGTAGATAAAACAATCGATTCAAGCACATTATTAGCGCCAATATTTGGTGTTATTCCTATAAATGATCCTCGATTTATCAAGAATTTGAACACCGTTGTCGAGAAATTAAACGTTAAAGGAGGATTAGCTAGATATGAAAACGATTTATATCTGAAAGAGGGTAGCAATCCAAATGTATGGTTTATATCAACATTATGGTTGTCTGAGGTTTACTCATTAATGGGTGAAAAGGAGAAAGCTAAGGAAAAAATAGATTGGGTAATTTCAAATTCACTTCCAACTGGAATAATTCCGGAACAGATTAGTGAAAGTGGCACTTATCCATCTGTTTCCCCCTTAGCGTGGAGTCATGCTGAACTGATAAGGGCTTTATATGCATTAAGAAATGGAACATTAAATCCTTTATAG